A single region of the Anomaloglossus baeobatrachus isolate aAnoBae1 chromosome 2, aAnoBae1.hap1, whole genome shotgun sequence genome encodes:
- the LOC142290114 gene encoding olfactory receptor 52N4-like, with product MVMMSIHTMNLSFSSSFFLAGVPGLEYAHWWISLPLTFIYLVTLVANFCVLFIIKTEQSLHQPMYAFLSMLLFSDLVQSNSTIPKMLLIFWFNDREISFDGCLVQMFFVHSFSIMGSSVLLAMAFDRYVAICDPLRYSTVLTNPVVTKIGILVSIRGILLILPHPFLVKRLPFCRSHTIEHTYCEHIAVAKLSCSDIRINVLYGLIVALSVVGVDSVFITVSYTMIVRAVLRLSSREARHKVGSTCVTHVCVILVAYIPALFSFMSQRFGENTSSTQIILSILYLIFPPMLNPIIYGIKTREIQKNVLKIIYYRISRKR from the coding sequence ATGGTGATGATGTCAATTCACACTATGAATCTCagcttttcttcttctttcttcctggCTGGAGTCCCGGGACTAGAATATGCCCATTGGTGGATTTCTTTGCCCCTCACTTTTATCTATTTAGTTACTTTGGTGGCTAATTTTTGTGTTCTATTTATCATAAAAACTGAGCAAAGTCTCCACCAGCCCATGTACGCTTTCCTCTCAATGTTACTGTTCTCCGACCTCGTCCAGTCTAATTCCACAATCCCTAAAATGCTGCTTATCTTCTGGTTTAATGATCGAGAGATCAGCTTTGATGGCTGTCTGGTCCAGATGTTCTTTGTCCATTCCTTTTCCATCATGGGCTCCTCTGTGCTCTTGGCAATGGCCTTTGATCGTTATGTGGCGATATGTGACCCCCTGAGATACTCTACTGTGCTCACAAACCCTGTGGTCACAAAGATCGGCATACTGGTGTCCATAAGGGGAATTCTCCTGATACTTCCACATCCCTTTCTGGTTAAGAGGCTGCCATTTTGCCGGAGCCACACCATTGAACATACTTATTGTGAACACATTGCAGTAGCCAAGCTTTCCTGCTCTGACATCAGGATTAATGTCCTCTATGGGTTAATTGTCGCCCTCTCGGTGGTGGGAGTAGATTCTGTCTTTATCACTGTGTCATATACCATGATAGTGAGGGCCGTCCTGAGGCTTTCTTCTCGTGAGGCTCGGCACAAAGTTGGCAGTACGTGTGTCACCCATGTCTGTGTCATCTTGGTGGCTTACATCCCAGCACTTTTCTCCTTTATGTCTCAGAGGTTTGGGGAAAACACATCATCAACCCAAATCATTCTGTCGATTCTCTACCTGATCTTCCCTCCCATGTTAAATCCAATTATATACGGAATCAAAACAAGAGAAATTCAGAAGAATGTGCTAAAAATAATATACTACCGAATATCAAGGAAACGCTAA